One Campylobacter concisus DNA segment encodes these proteins:
- a CDS encoding DNA-3-methyladenine glycosylase I, with product MRRCEWAKGELDIAYHDNEWGKVIKDDRKFFEIIVLEGFQAGLSWHGVLQKREAMRVAFDGFDPEKIKLYGEAEIAKFMQNEGLMRNRLKLKSLATNALAFLSVTQEFGSFYDYLWGHLLRKFDPKFDGKQIINHYQNIKQVPATTPMSDFVAKELKKRGFKFLGSVSTYAFLQSVGVVDDHMDYCFCKAKG from the coding sequence ATGAGACGTTGCGAGTGGGCCAAGGGCGAGCTTGATATAGCCTACCACGATAATGAGTGGGGCAAGGTCATAAAAGATGATAGAAAATTTTTTGAGATAATAGTTTTAGAGGGCTTTCAAGCAGGACTTTCGTGGCATGGAGTGCTTCAAAAAAGAGAGGCTATGAGAGTGGCATTTGACGGCTTTGATCCTGAAAAGATCAAGCTTTATGGCGAGGCCGAGATAGCTAAATTTATGCAAAACGAAGGGTTGATGCGCAATAGACTAAAACTAAAATCGCTTGCCACAAACGCACTTGCTTTTTTATCAGTAACGCAAGAATTTGGCAGCTTTTATGACTATTTGTGGGGGCATCTGCTAAGAAAATTTGATCCCAAATTTGACGGCAAACAGATCATCAATCACTATCAAAATATCAAGCAAGTGCCGGCAACCACGCCGATGTCTGACTTTGTGGCAAAGGAGCTAAAAAAGCGAGGGTTTAAGTTTCTAGGCTCTGTTAGCACCTATGCCTTTTTGCAAAGTGTGGGCGTGGTGGATGATCATATGGATTATTGTTTTTGCAAGGCAAAAGGCTGA
- a CDS encoding 3'-5' exonuclease, whose protein sequence is MAKSYICVFDCETIPDANLIRKIYGIDGSDEDVSVQAMALQKEASGSEFLPVMFHRVVAISAVMADEYGKFLKVSTMEGKDEREIIAKFLKFINDYNPRLVSFNGRGFDLPMLMVRAMRYNLNAAAYYESENKELNKNKWENYRARYSPKFHLDLLDFISDFGSVRGLKLDTLCASLNLPGKYDVHGDQVLELYYAGELDKINEYCESDVLNTYWLFLKFELLQANILQDDYINHLNVMSEFLAKNCAHRGYTEVFCSAISDELARLSGQLDYEIKIDKEALEFSEFDDVRPISKEELNRDMLGGLLKKASDLKPKEPKSKTLFEEKVPEINLDDE, encoded by the coding sequence ATGGCGAAAAGTTACATCTGCGTCTTTGACTGTGAGACGATACCTGATGCAAATTTGATAAGAAAAATTTACGGCATCGACGGAAGCGACGAAGATGTGAGCGTGCAGGCGATGGCCTTGCAAAAAGAGGCTAGTGGGAGTGAGTTTTTGCCTGTGATGTTTCATAGAGTGGTCGCGATCTCTGCGGTGATGGCCGATGAATACGGCAAATTTTTAAAAGTTAGCACGATGGAGGGCAAGGATGAGCGCGAGATCATCGCTAAATTTTTAAAATTTATAAATGATTACAACCCAAGGCTCGTTAGCTTTAACGGCCGTGGCTTTGACCTGCCAATGCTTATGGTGCGTGCGATGCGCTACAACCTAAACGCAGCGGCATATTACGAGAGCGAAAACAAAGAGCTAAACAAAAACAAATGGGAAAATTATAGGGCAAGGTATTCGCCTAAATTTCACCTTGATCTGCTTGATTTTATAAGCGATTTTGGAAGTGTTAGAGGGCTAAAGCTTGATACACTTTGTGCTAGCTTAAATTTACCTGGCAAATACGACGTGCACGGCGATCAGGTGCTTGAGCTATACTACGCAGGCGAACTTGATAAGATAAACGAATACTGCGAAAGTGACGTGCTAAACACATACTGGCTATTTTTGAAATTTGAGCTTTTGCAGGCAAATATCTTGCAAGATGACTACATAAATCACCTAAATGTGATGAGCGAATTTCTAGCTAAAAACTGCGCTCACAGGGGATACACTGAGGTCTTTTGCTCTGCGATAAGCGACGAGCTAGCAAGGCTTAGCGGACAGCTAGACTACGAGATAAAGATAGATAAAGAGGCTTTGGAGTTTAGCGAATTTGATGATGTAAGGCCCATTAGCAAAGAGGAGCTAAATCGCGATATGCTGGGCGGTCTGCTTAAAAAAGCAAGCGATCTAAAGCCAAAAGAGCCAAAGAGCAAGACACTTTTTGAAGAGAAAGTGCCTGAGATAAATTTAGACGACGAATAA
- a CDS encoding NAD-dependent epimerase, with protein MKILVTGTAGFIGFHLANALVARGDEVVGYDVINDYYDVNLKLARLKTAGFDVSEIDYGKLIVSKTHPNLKFIKADLADEKTMKELFEKQKFDVVVNLAAQAGVRYSLINPKAYIDSNITGFMNILECCRHNEIKNLVYASSSSVYGLNENMPFSTHEGVNHPISLYAATKKSNEMMAHTYSHLFNVPTTGLRFFTVYGPWGRPDMALFLFVDAALKDKTIDVFNYGKMKRDFTYVDDIVKGIIKCIDNPAKPNPAWDAKHPDPATSKAPFKVYNIGNNSPVELMDYIKAVEIKIGREIKKNFLPLQAGDVPATFADVSDLVADFDYKPNTKVNDGVAKFVEWYSEFYGIKI; from the coding sequence ATGAAAATTTTAGTAACTGGAACAGCTGGATTTATAGGATTTCACCTTGCAAATGCCCTTGTGGCTCGTGGGGATGAGGTCGTTGGGTATGACGTGATAAATGACTATTACGACGTAAATTTAAAGCTTGCACGCCTAAAAACGGCTGGCTTTGACGTGAGCGAGATAGACTACGGCAAGCTTATCGTCTCAAAAACGCATCCAAATTTAAAATTTATAAAAGCAGACCTTGCTGATGAAAAGACGATGAAAGAGCTTTTTGAGAAGCAAAAATTTGATGTAGTGGTGAATTTAGCCGCACAAGCTGGCGTTCGCTACTCGCTCATAAACCCAAAAGCCTATATAGACAGCAACATCACAGGCTTTATGAACATCCTCGAGTGCTGCCGCCACAACGAGATCAAAAACCTAGTCTATGCAAGCTCTAGCTCGGTTTATGGCCTAAATGAAAACATGCCATTTTCTACGCACGAGGGGGTCAATCACCCTATAAGCCTCTACGCAGCGACCAAAAAGAGCAACGAGATGATGGCGCACACTTATAGCCACCTATTTAACGTGCCAACGACTGGACTTCGCTTTTTTACGGTTTATGGACCATGGGGACGCCCTGATATGGCGCTATTTTTGTTTGTTGACGCGGCACTTAAAGATAAAACCATCGACGTCTTTAACTACGGCAAGATGAAGCGCGACTTTACCTACGTAGACGACATAGTAAAGGGCATAATTAAGTGCATCGACAACCCAGCTAAACCTAATCCAGCTTGGGACGCAAAGCACCCAGACCCTGCCACCTCAAAAGCGCCGTTTAAGGTCTATAATATCGGCAACAACAGCCCAGTCGAGCTCATGGACTACATCAAGGCAGTTGAGATAAAGATCGGCCGTGAGATCAAGAAAAATTTTCTCCCACTTCAAGCAGGCGACGTGCCAGCGACATTTGCTGATGTGAGCGACTTGGTAGCTGACTTTGACTACAAACCAAATACAAAAGTAAACGACGGTGTGGCTAAATTTGTCGAGTGGTATAGCGAGTTTTACGGGATCAAGATCTAA
- a CDS encoding ecotin, with product MKQILSLIACLLPFALFASDEAGKSEAKMQEQVFELPISKMPNDYFKYEAAFFKEVQTDCEFAMLEGGHLDKKGDKSGVYYEFSAEDVPLKPCGGKSKKRQIYYEFTQILPGISPIKIVTPQGVGAEIRIYERLKTIKPKILKRKEK from the coding sequence ATGAAGCAAATTTTATCTCTCATAGCTTGTTTATTGCCTTTTGCGCTTTTTGCTAGCGATGAGGCAGGCAAAAGCGAAGCAAAGATGCAAGAGCAGGTTTTTGAGTTGCCCATCTCAAAGATGCCGAATGATTATTTTAAATATGAAGCTGCATTTTTTAAAGAGGTGCAAACGGATTGCGAATTTGCTATGCTAGAGGGCGGACATTTAGATAAAAAAGGGGATAAAAGCGGGGTTTATTATGAATTTAGCGCAGAAGATGTGCCGCTTAAACCTTGTGGCGGCAAAAGTAAAAAGAGGCAAATTTATTATGAATTTACTCAAATTTTGCCTGGCATTAGCCCCATTAAGATCGTAACCCCACAAGGCGTGGGCGCAGAGATAAGAATTTATGAACGTTTAAAAACGATAAAACCAAAAATTTTAAAAAGGAAAGAGAAATGA
- a CDS encoding UDP-glucose dehydrogenase family protein — protein MKIAVIGTGYVGLVSGACFAKMGNSVICVDVDSKKIEALKNGVVPIYEPGLADIVSECYKNGSLKFSTQITEALEHADVLFIAVGTPMGADGQADLKYVLSVAKSIGENLSKPLIVVDKSTVPVGTGAKVHEVIEAELKKRNVEIKFEVVSNPEFLKEGAAVEDFLKPDRVVIGASSEWGFSVMRELYEPFMKNHDRLICMDVKSAEMTKYAANSMLATKISFINEIANICERVGADVNLVRKGIGSDSRIGYSFIYPGCGYGGSCFPKDVEALIYTARQNGFEPELLNAVESRNKAQKRVLFDKIYNFFGGDLKGKTIALWGLAFKPNTDDMREASSLTLIKLLDEAGAKVVAYDPKASEEAKKYMPNIDVKYAKNKYDALDNADAMVLVTEWSEFRSPDFMEIKERLKNAVIFDGRNQYNAKALAEHGFKYFQIGVKA, from the coding sequence ATGAAAATAGCAGTAATTGGAACTGGATATGTTGGACTAGTAAGTGGTGCATGCTTTGCGAAAATGGGCAACAGCGTGATCTGCGTCGATGTCGATAGTAAAAAGATCGAAGCGCTAAAAAACGGCGTCGTGCCGATATATGAGCCTGGGCTTGCTGATATTGTGAGTGAGTGCTACAAAAATGGCTCGCTTAAATTTAGCACGCAGATAACCGAGGCGCTAGAGCATGCAGATGTGCTATTTATCGCGGTTGGCACGCCTATGGGCGCTGATGGACAGGCGGATTTAAAATACGTCCTATCAGTTGCCAAATCTATCGGAGAAAATTTAAGCAAACCGCTAATTGTAGTCGATAAATCAACCGTTCCAGTAGGCACTGGAGCTAAGGTGCACGAGGTGATCGAGGCTGAGCTTAAAAAGAGAAATGTAGAGATCAAATTTGAAGTAGTTTCAAACCCAGAGTTTTTAAAAGAGGGCGCGGCGGTTGAAGATTTTTTAAAGCCAGACCGCGTAGTTATCGGAGCTAGCAGCGAGTGGGGCTTTAGCGTGATGAGAGAGCTTTATGAGCCATTTATGAAAAATCACGACAGGCTCATTTGTATGGACGTAAAATCAGCCGAGATGACAAAATACGCTGCAAATTCGATGCTAGCAACCAAAATAAGCTTTATAAACGAGATAGCAAATATCTGTGAGCGCGTAGGAGCTGATGTAAATTTAGTAAGAAAAGGCATCGGCAGCGACTCAAGGATCGGATATAGCTTCATCTACCCAGGCTGCGGATACGGCGGTAGCTGCTTTCCAAAAGACGTCGAGGCGCTCATCTACACAGCTAGACAAAATGGCTTTGAGCCAGAGCTTTTAAACGCGGTTGAGTCAAGAAATAAGGCTCAAAAAAGAGTTCTATTTGATAAAATTTATAACTTCTTTGGCGGCGATCTAAAGGGCAAAACGATCGCACTTTGGGGGCTTGCATTTAAGCCAAATACCGATGATATGAGAGAGGCTAGCTCGCTAACTTTGATAAAGCTTTTGGATGAAGCTGGCGCAAAAGTGGTCGCTTACGATCCAAAAGCAAGCGAAGAAGCGAAAAAATATATGCCAAATATAGATGTGAAATACGCTAAAAATAAGTATGACGCTCTTGATAACGCCGATGCTATGGTGCTTGTGACAGAGTGGAGCGAGTTTAGATCGCCTGATTTTATGGAGATCAAAGAGAGGCTAAAAAACGCCGTCATATTTGATGGACGCAACCAGTATAACGCTAAAGCTTTAGCCGAGCATGGATTTAAGTATTTTCAGATAGGCGTCAAAGCATGA
- a CDS encoding lipid A biosynthesis lauroyl acyltransferase, translating into MDRLYLAGFYTLKFLIFILPSSLQNLLAKFLAFAFMKLKKKRFHIVMTNLDLAFGETKTKEEKLEIAKKCYYNFAKYLGINFILNQNTTKQKILEQVVFKNEHFLLDAIKSDRPIIVTTAHFGQWEIFPLAVAAHFGPSSVLGRKLDSSVMDKILRANRAQFDVELIDKNGGAKDILKALKARRIVGILVDQNTAPKDGIKVQFFGKNVLHTPAASVLAQKTNALIINAFIYQKGENLNEICFEQPIDISTFDKEDAVQKATQMQCSACEEMVRARPEEYFWFHQRFKRFYENEYKC; encoded by the coding sequence ATGGATAGGCTATATCTAGCTGGCTTTTATACTTTGAAATTTCTTATATTTATATTGCCAAGCTCGCTTCAAAACCTGCTTGCTAAATTTTTAGCATTTGCGTTTATGAAGCTTAAAAAAAAGCGTTTTCACATCGTGATGACAAATTTAGACCTCGCTTTTGGCGAGACAAAAACTAAAGAAGAGAAGCTAGAGATCGCCAAAAAATGCTACTACAACTTTGCAAAATATCTTGGTATAAATTTCATCCTCAATCAAAACACGACAAAGCAAAAGATACTTGAACAAGTTGTTTTTAAAAATGAGCACTTTTTACTTGACGCGATAAAATCTGACAGACCTATCATCGTCACGACTGCGCACTTTGGGCAGTGGGAGATATTTCCTCTAGCAGTTGCAGCGCATTTTGGGCCATCTTCAGTGCTTGGCAGAAAGCTTGATAGCAGCGTCATGGATAAAATTTTAAGGGCAAACAGAGCGCAGTTTGACGTGGAGCTAATCGACAAAAATGGCGGCGCAAAAGATATCTTAAAAGCGCTAAAAGCTAGGCGAATAGTAGGAATTTTAGTCGATCAAAATACCGCACCAAAAGATGGCATAAAGGTGCAGTTTTTTGGCAAAAATGTGCTTCACACACCAGCTGCAAGCGTGCTAGCGCAAAAGACAAATGCTCTTATCATAAACGCATTTATCTACCAAAAAGGTGAAAATTTAAATGAAATTTGCTTTGAGCAGCCAATAGATATAAGCACATTTGACAAAGAAGATGCTGTGCAAAAAGCGACGCAGATGCAGTGCAGTGCGTGCGAAGAGATGGTTAGAGCAAGGCCAGAAGAATACTTTTGGTTTCACCAAAGGTTTAAGAGATTTTACGAAAATGAGTATAAATGCTAA
- the waaC gene encoding lipopolysaccharide heptosyltransferase I, whose protein sequence is MQDKNQLKIAIVKLSALGDIVHAAIVLQFIKKHCPNTHITWLVDARFASLLKDHPLIDELVILPLKESFKKSYKIIKTLGKFDKIIDLQGLFKSAVVAKLLGKEIYGFSRESVKEKIAARLYRHKFKIDYNENIIVRNLSLVGYALNFSFDKSEILKKSPCFEICKKFKNESGKKRVLIAAFASEESKIYDKFKDVIRLLEGCEIYLCYGSESEKTRAEAIISGTFAKLLEKLSIKDMIDFIASCDLVIGNDSGLTHLAWAVNRPSITLFGNRPSHRNAYVTDKNLVVDMGKEIDARSIDKNDFCIREIYPETVANFAKRLLNG, encoded by the coding sequence ATGCAAGATAAAAATCAACTAAAAATAGCCATCGTAAAGCTTTCGGCACTTGGGGACATCGTCCATGCAGCCATCGTGCTTCAGTTTATCAAAAAGCACTGCCCAAATACTCACATCACATGGCTGGTTGATGCCCGTTTTGCAAGCCTTTTAAAAGATCATCCCCTAATCGACGAACTAGTCATTTTGCCACTTAAAGAGAGCTTTAAAAAGAGCTACAAGATCATAAAAACACTTGGCAAATTTGACAAGATCATCGACCTGCAAGGACTTTTCAAATCAGCCGTCGTCGCAAAACTACTAGGCAAAGAAATTTATGGCTTTAGCAGAGAGAGCGTCAAAGAAAAGATCGCAGCCAGGCTTTATAGGCATAAATTTAAGATCGACTACAATGAAAATATCATAGTTAGAAACCTAAGCCTTGTTGGATACGCCTTAAATTTTAGCTTTGACAAAAGTGAAATTTTAAAAAAATCGCCCTGCTTTGAAATTTGCAAAAAATTTAAAAATGAAAGCGGCAAAAAACGCGTACTAATCGCTGCCTTTGCAAGCGAAGAGAGCAAAATTTATGATAAATTTAAAGATGTGATCAGACTGCTTGAGGGATGCGAAATTTACCTTTGCTACGGGAGTGAGAGCGAAAAAACAAGGGCTGAGGCGATCATTTCAGGCACTTTTGCAAAACTGCTTGAAAAGCTAAGCATAAAAGATATGATAGATTTTATCGCAAGCTGCGATCTAGTAATCGGCAACGATAGCGGCTTAACGCACCTTGCATGGGCTGTAAATAGGCCTTCTATCACGCTTTTTGGTAACCGACCAAGCCACCGCAATGCCTACGTCACAGACAAAAATCTTGTCGTTGATATGGGTAAGGAGATAGATGCTAGAAGCATCGATAAAAACGACTTTTGCATAAGAGAAATTTACCCTGAAACGGTTGCAAATTTCGCAAAAAGGCTGCTAAATGGATAG
- a CDS encoding DNA ligase produces MRIVFALLVLLNFAFSLELLRLSEFKDQNVSGWLASEKLDGVRAYWDGENLLSRQGKKLNAPLSFTKNFPKFALDGELYAKELKFEEIQASVMDKLPDEKAWSKLKFHVFDVPEASGGLPRRLEVLAKFLKNEPNDNLIIIKQIKMRDNAQFLKFTESIIAKGGEGAVVREPNAPYERKRSKNALKFKKFKDAECEVITINKGSGKYANLAGSLTCKALGSKDDKEKAGEPKEGTIFKIGSGLSDKNRQDPPKIGSIITYKFQNLTANGKPRFPIFLRIRED; encoded by the coding sequence ATTAGGATAGTTTTTGCACTTTTGGTGCTTTTAAATTTTGCATTTTCTCTTGAACTGCTGCGCCTTAGCGAATTTAAAGATCAAAATGTCTCAGGTTGGCTAGCTAGCGAGAAGCTTGATGGCGTGCGTGCCTACTGGGACGGAGAGAATTTGCTCTCAAGGCAGGGCAAAAAGTTAAATGCACCACTAAGTTTTACTAAAAATTTCCCTAAATTTGCACTTGACGGTGAGCTTTACGCAAAGGAGCTTAAATTTGAAGAGATTCAAGCAAGCGTGATGGATAAGCTGCCAGATGAAAAGGCGTGGAGCAAGCTTAAATTTCACGTTTTTGACGTGCCAGAGGCAAGTGGCGGCTTGCCTCGTAGGCTTGAAGTTTTGGCTAAATTTCTAAAAAATGAGCCAAATGACAATTTAATCATCATAAAGCAGATAAAAATGCGCGATAACGCTCAGTTTTTAAAATTTACTGAAAGTATCATCGCAAAAGGCGGCGAAGGAGCTGTGGTGCGTGAGCCAAATGCGCCATACGAGCGAAAACGAAGTAAAAATGCGCTCAAATTTAAGAAATTTAAAGACGCCGAGTGTGAGGTTATCACTATAAATAAAGGCAGCGGCAAATACGCAAATCTTGCTGGCTCGCTCACCTGCAAGGCACTTGGTAGCAAAGATGATAAAGAAAAAGCTGGCGAGCCAAAAGAGGGCACTATCTTTAAAATAGGCTCAGGACTAAGCGATAAAAACCGTCAAGATCCCCCAAAGATAGGCTCTATCATCACATATAAATTTCAAAATTTAACCGCCAACGGCAAGCCAAGATTTCCTATATTTTTAAGGATTAGAGAGGATTAA
- a CDS encoding LLM class flavin-dependent oxidoreductase, whose amino-acid sequence MNLSILNLLPIKQGGDAKAAIDAAVRLAKFAEDIGINRYWVAEHHNMQNLASSATQLIIAHILEHTKSLRVGSGGVMLPNHSPYSIAEQYATLETLFPNRVDLGLGRAPGTDQETAAVLRRGAREIEFDMQINDLMDYFNAKRAVKAYPKIEKFPPIYILGSSIYSAYVAAEFGLPYAFASHFAPRALEKAVEIYRQNFKPSPFLKAPYIIAGANVIIAQSDELAKSLATTQTQFFLNVVTGEKEYLQPPKKDNDEVFAASYKTGAKAPHFGPIDFRQIELKNRERSVTEEMMACSFIGSKQSVKEQILEFQNRLEVDEIMAQSFIFDEEAQLDSFRALKEIADEI is encoded by the coding sequence ATGAATCTCTCAATCTTAAATTTACTACCGATAAAACAAGGCGGTGACGCAAAAGCCGCCATAGACGCAGCCGTTAGACTGGCTAAATTTGCCGAGGATATCGGCATAAATCGCTACTGGGTCGCAGAGCATCACAATATGCAAAATTTAGCAAGCTCAGCCACGCAGCTCATCATCGCGCACATCTTAGAGCATACAAAAAGTTTGCGTGTGGGCTCTGGCGGAGTGATGCTACCAAACCACAGCCCCTACTCCATCGCAGAGCAGTACGCCACTCTTGAGACGCTATTTCCAAACCGCGTCGATCTTGGGCTTGGCAGAGCTCCAGGGACTGACCAAGAGACAGCTGCAGTGCTTAGACGCGGTGCCAGAGAGATAGAATTTGATATGCAAATAAACGACCTAATGGACTATTTTAACGCCAAAAGAGCCGTAAAAGCCTATCCAAAAATTGAAAAATTTCCGCCTATTTACATACTTGGCTCAAGCATATATAGCGCATACGTGGCGGCTGAGTTTGGTCTGCCTTACGCCTTTGCGTCGCACTTTGCACCACGTGCGCTAGAAAAAGCGGTAGAAATTTATCGTCAAAATTTCAAACCATCGCCTTTTTTAAAAGCGCCCTATATCATCGCAGGAGCAAATGTGATAATAGCCCAAAGTGACGAGCTAGCAAAGAGCTTGGCAACTACGCAAACGCAGTTTTTCTTAAACGTAGTAACTGGCGAAAAAGAGTATTTGCAGCCGCCAAAAAAGGATAACGACGAGGTCTTTGCTGCGTCTTACAAAACAGGTGCCAAGGCTCCGCATTTTGGGCCGATCGACTTTAGGCAAATAGAGCTAAAAAATAGAGAAAGAAGCGTCACAGAAGAGATGATGGCGTGCTCTTTCATAGGCTCAAAGCAAAGCGTTAAAGAGCAAATTTTAGAGTTTCAAAACAGACTTGAAGTCGATGAGATCATGGCTCAAAGTTTCATCTTTGATGAGGAGGCGCAGCTTGACTCTTTTAGGGCGTTAAAAGAGATCGCGGACGAAATTTAA
- a CDS encoding glycosyltransferase family 2 protein, whose protein sequence is MLSVVILTFNSEKYLKEVLESAKFADEIIVVDSGSRDSTRQICDGFSNVKFHEQAWLGFGAQKQKGVDLAKNEWVFVLDSDEVITDELKNEIISTLKEPKFMAYNVARLNFFFGKAIKNMGLYPDYTVRLFNKNFAKFDGRAVHEKVVLNDSSQRLGALKNHFLHYAYESIEQFIAKQNRYSSMGAKRNLLKALTSPAWTFFKLYVLKGGFKEGFAGYVIARLYAQYTFWKYIK, encoded by the coding sequence ATGCTAAGCGTTGTCATTTTGACTTTTAACAGCGAAAAGTACCTAAAAGAGGTGCTAGAGAGCGCTAAATTTGCTGATGAGATCATCGTGGTTGATAGCGGCTCACGAGACAGCACAAGGCAAATTTGTGATGGCTTTAGCAATGTGAAATTTCACGAGCAAGCTTGGCTTGGATTTGGCGCGCAAAAGCAAAAGGGCGTGGATCTAGCCAAAAACGAGTGGGTCTTTGTGCTTGATAGCGACGAGGTGATAACAGACGAGCTTAAAAATGAGATCATTAGCACGCTAAAAGAGCCTAAATTTATGGCTTACAACGTTGCTAGGTTAAATTTTTTCTTTGGCAAAGCGATAAAAAACATGGGGCTATATCCAGACTACACGGTGAGACTTTTTAACAAAAATTTTGCCAAATTTGATGGCAGAGCTGTGCATGAAAAGGTTGTTTTAAATGACAGCTCACAAAGGCTTGGAGCGCTTAAAAATCACTTCTTGCACTACGCGTATGAGAGCATCGAGCAGTTTATCGCCAAGCAAAATCGCTACTCAAGCATGGGCGCAAAAAGAAATTTGCTAAAGGCGCTTACAAGCCCGGCATGGACATTTTTTAAGCTTTACGTGCTAAAAGGCGGCTTTAAAGAGGGCTTTGCAGGCTATGTTATCGCTAGACTTTACGCCCAGTACACATTTTGGAAATATATAAAATGA
- the galE gene encoding UDP-glucose 4-epimerase GalE, with product MKILVTGGAGYIGSHVVKALLKQGKDEITIIDNLCKGSQKALEALQKIGNFKFINANLEDDLSEIFANGKFDAIIHFAAFIEVFESMSEPLKYYLNNTANVARVLKYAKTYNVNKFIFSSTAAVYGEPDVAEVSETTPTNPINPYGRSKLMSEQIIKDYAASNENFKFAILRYFNVAGADEEGLIGQNYPNATHLIKVAVQTALGKRESMGIFGDDYATKDGTCVRDYIHVSDLADAHISALDYISQNDSETFNVGYGRGFSVKEVIETAKKVSGVNFKVLNAPRRDGDPAILISNASKLRSLTSWKPKRDDLALIIKTALEWEKRI from the coding sequence TTGAAAATTTTAGTAACAGGTGGAGCTGGATATATCGGCAGCCACGTAGTAAAAGCACTTTTAAAGCAAGGCAAAGATGAGATAACCATCATCGACAATCTCTGCAAGGGCTCACAAAAAGCACTTGAGGCACTCCAAAAGATAGGAAATTTTAAATTTATAAATGCAAATTTAGAAGATGATCTAAGCGAAATTTTTGCAAATGGTAAATTTGATGCGATCATCCATTTTGCAGCGTTTATCGAGGTCTTTGAGAGCATGAGCGAGCCGCTAAAATACTATCTAAACAATACCGCAAACGTCGCAAGGGTGCTAAAATACGCAAAAACTTACAACGTAAATAAATTTATATTTAGCTCAACTGCCGCAGTTTATGGCGAGCCAGACGTGGCAGAAGTTAGCGAAACAACGCCTACAAACCCGATAAATCCATACGGCAGAAGCAAGCTCATGAGCGAGCAGATCATCAAAGATTACGCCGCTTCAAATGAAAATTTCAAATTTGCGATTTTGCGCTATTTTAACGTCGCAGGCGCAGACGAGGAGGGGCTTATCGGTCAAAACTATCCAAACGCCACGCACCTTATCAAAGTAGCCGTCCAAACAGCACTTGGCAAGCGCGAGAGCATGGGTATCTTTGGCGATGACTACGCGACAAAAGATGGCACATGCGTTAGAGACTATATCCACGTTAGCGACCTAGCAGACGCTCACATAAGCGCGCTTGATTACATCAGCCAAAACGATAGCGAAACTTTTAATGTGGGATATGGCAGGGGATTTAGTGTAAAAGAGGTCATCGAGACCGCAAAAAAAGTAAGCGGAGTAAATTTTAAAGTGCTAAATGCGCCAAGAAGGGACGGCGACCCAGCTATCCTCATCTCAAACGCAAGTAAACTGCGCTCGCTAACAAGCTGGAAACCAAAAAGAGACGATCTAGCGCTCATCATAAAAACCGCCCTTGAGTGGGAAAAGAGAATTTAA